The following coding sequences are from one Virgibacillus necropolis window:
- a CDS encoding ABC transporter ATP-binding protein, whose protein sequence is MSEELLQIRDLNVHFPTNGGVFKKGTDYVKAVNGVNLSVNKGETLGVVGESGCGKSTLARTIMGLQKPTSGNISFEGENITNYNSKQMHQLRRDIQMVFQDPFTSLNPRMKVGDIIAAPLKAYKTTKNIERRVKELMELVGLKPDNYNQLPHEFSGGQRQRIGIARAIALEPKMIVCDEPVSALDVSVQAQVINLFEDLQKELDLTYVFIAHDLSVIKHIADKVAVMYLGKIMEVSDNESFYRNARHPYTNALLSAIPLPDPIKEKAREQIVLNGELPSPTNPPSGCVFHTRCPYAREYCKENTPTMEEDGNGDHYVSCFFPIEHGTSEPIHHGSLSKS, encoded by the coding sequence ATGTCCGAAGAATTGTTGCAAATACGTGATCTTAATGTTCACTTTCCTACAAATGGTGGCGTATTTAAAAAAGGAACGGATTATGTAAAAGCAGTTAATGGTGTTAATTTATCAGTCAACAAAGGGGAAACCCTTGGAGTGGTGGGAGAATCTGGCTGTGGGAAAAGTACGCTTGCCAGAACAATTATGGGGCTGCAGAAGCCGACATCAGGAAATATCTCATTTGAAGGAGAAAATATTACCAACTACAATTCGAAGCAAATGCATCAACTTCGCCGAGATATACAGATGGTTTTTCAAGACCCGTTTACAAGTCTTAATCCACGGATGAAAGTGGGCGACATTATAGCAGCACCATTAAAGGCATATAAAACGACAAAGAATATAGAACGACGTGTGAAGGAATTAATGGAGCTTGTTGGCCTAAAACCAGATAACTATAATCAGCTTCCACATGAGTTCTCTGGTGGACAGCGGCAACGAATCGGTATCGCACGTGCAATTGCATTAGAACCAAAGATGATCGTATGTGATGAGCCGGTTAGTGCACTTGATGTGTCAGTTCAAGCTCAGGTTATCAATTTGTTTGAAGATCTACAAAAGGAACTTGATTTAACTTATGTGTTCATTGCACATGACTTGTCCGTTATTAAACACATTGCCGATAAAGTAGCCGTTATGTATCTAGGAAAAATTATGGAAGTTTCGGATAATGAATCATTTTATAGGAATGCTCGCCATCCTTATACAAATGCATTACTTTCCGCGATTCCATTACCAGATCCTATAAAAGAAAAAGCACGGGAACAAATTGTTTTAAATGGAGAATTGCCATCTCCCACAAATCCTCCATCAGGCTGTGTTTTTCATACAAGATGTCCGTATGCAAGAGAATATTGTAAAGAAAATACTCCCACAATGGAGGAAGACGGTAATGGGGATCACTATGTATCTTGTTTTTTTCCTATTGAACATGGTACGTCTGAACCAATTCATCATGGGAGTTTAAGTAAATCTTAA
- a CDS encoding ABC transporter ATP-binding protein, whose translation MLEVKNLKVHLDTPSGIVKAVDDVSFTVEAGQTVGIVGESGSGKSVLALSLLQLNPEPTAFYPQGGILYEGRNLLDLSEREIRKVRGNEIAMVFQDPMSSLNPVFRIGDQLVEAIRTHQNMSRREAEKKAIELLSDVGIPDPKHRMRDYPHQFSGGMRQRVLIAIALACQPKLLIADEPTTALDVTIQAQILNLMKNIQKKYGMAIIIITHDLGVVANLADKILVMYSGRIVEEGSAEDIFYRTSMPYTWSLLRSLPRLDSDVHERLLSIQGQPPNLIDPPKGCNFHPRCPFVTPDCLEVDPDLTERDNGHLAACILSHSEFEERKQLNEATERKGVKQ comes from the coding sequence ATGCTTGAAGTAAAAAATCTGAAAGTGCATTTGGATACACCTAGTGGCATCGTAAAGGCTGTTGATGATGTGTCATTTACGGTGGAGGCAGGGCAAACGGTCGGGATTGTAGGTGAATCTGGGAGTGGAAAGAGTGTTCTTGCTCTATCCTTATTGCAGCTAAATCCGGAACCAACTGCTTTTTATCCGCAAGGTGGAATTTTATATGAAGGAAGGAATTTACTCGACCTGAGTGAACGGGAGATTCGAAAGGTACGTGGGAATGAGATTGCGATGGTTTTTCAAGATCCAATGTCCAGTTTGAATCCTGTTTTTAGAATAGGTGACCAATTAGTTGAAGCAATTCGGACGCATCAAAACATGTCTCGGCGGGAAGCTGAAAAAAAAGCAATAGAATTATTATCAGATGTTGGGATTCCTGATCCAAAGCACCGCATGCGTGACTACCCTCATCAATTTTCAGGAGGTATGAGGCAGCGTGTCCTCATTGCAATCGCGTTAGCGTGCCAGCCGAAATTACTCATTGCAGACGAACCGACCACAGCTTTGGATGTCACGATCCAGGCCCAAATATTGAATCTTATGAAGAATATCCAAAAAAAGTATGGAATGGCTATTATTATTATCACGCATGATTTGGGCGTTGTTGCGAATTTGGCTGATAAAATATTGGTTATGTATTCAGGCAGGATTGTAGAGGAAGGGAGTGCCGAGGATATATTTTATCGTACATCTATGCCTTATACTTGGTCGCTTTTACGTTCCTTACCGCGTCTCGATTCGGATGTGCATGAACGTCTTTTAAGTATTCAGGGTCAGCCACCGAATTTAATAGACCCGCCTAAAGGATGCAACTTCCATCCTCGCTGTCCATTTGTTACGCCGGATTGCTTGGAAGTGGATCCCGACTTAACTGAAAGAGATAATGGCCACCTGGCAGCTTGTATTTTGTCTCATTCGGAATTTGAAGAACGTAAGCAGCTAAATGAAGCAACCGAACGGAAGGGAGTTAAACAATAA
- a CDS encoding ABC transporter permease: MLTKKRNLLAVVVLFLITAATITASLWLPQSPTYIDPSQRLLGPSSQHWFGTDDFGRDVFARTIVAARVSLLVGVVVALLSTVLGTLTGLIAGYYKKADFVIMRIVDGMLAFPALLLALALVAALGGSVTNIIIALTLAFWPVMTRIVRSAVLQINNVQYIEAAKTTGTSDPVILSRYMLPNVLSPIIVQGTFIFAKAILAEAALSFLGVGVNPSTPTWGNMLQESQIYITIAPWFSIFPGLGIVFTVLALNVLGDGLRDAFDPHSKKQKRTTKGLFKNKKQKYA; encoded by the coding sequence ATGTTAACGAAAAAACGAAATCTACTAGCAGTAGTAGTATTATTTTTAATAACAGCTGCCACAATTACGGCCTCACTGTGGCTTCCGCAATCACCAACATATATTGACCCGAGTCAACGTTTACTTGGACCCTCAAGCCAGCACTGGTTTGGAACGGATGACTTTGGCAGGGATGTATTCGCCCGGACAATAGTAGCTGCTCGTGTATCATTGCTTGTTGGGGTTGTGGTTGCACTGTTATCAACAGTATTAGGGACTTTAACTGGATTAATAGCGGGCTATTATAAAAAGGCAGATTTTGTAATCATGCGTATTGTAGATGGAATGTTGGCATTCCCGGCATTACTTCTCGCACTTGCATTAGTGGCAGCACTGGGTGGTAGTGTTACAAATATTATTATTGCGTTAACATTAGCTTTTTGGCCTGTGATGACTAGGATTGTTCGATCCGCTGTGCTGCAAATCAATAATGTTCAATATATCGAAGCAGCCAAAACTACAGGGACAAGTGATCCAGTTATTTTATCGCGTTATATGTTACCAAATGTATTATCCCCAATTATTGTCCAAGGAACATTTATTTTTGCTAAAGCAATTTTGGCAGAAGCTGCACTTAGTTTTTTAGGTGTTGGTGTAAATCCTTCCACACCGACATGGGGGAATATGCTTCAGGAATCACAAATTTATATTACAATAGCGCCGTGGTTTTCCATTTTTCCAGGTCTTGGAATTGTATTTACTGTGCTTGCTTTGAACGTTTTAGGTGATGGATTGCGTGATGCGTTTGATCCGCATTCAAAAAAACAAAAAAGAACAACAAAGGGTTTGTTTAAAAATAAAAAGCAGAAATACGCTTGA
- a CDS encoding ABC transporter permease, whose translation MLQYTIRRLLSVIPVMFIVSIIVFLIVHLTPGNPAFLILGEDSSQESIEQLEKQLGLDKPMAVQFFDWIKNILTGDLGQSVYSSEPVSQIIAGHFGPTFSLMLISLLLVLLIAIPTAIFVVWKRNTALDPLFISVSLIGVSIPEFWFAMLLVLGFGVAIPIFPVAGYIPIMEGVFNWLYHLFLPAFVLASVEVGLVARMLRDGMLESVNQDYTRTARAKGIKENSVLMKHVFSNALIPTTTVIGTTVAGLLGGTVIIETMFTIPGIGQLLIDSIHRRDYPVIQGVVLFIAGIYVLVNLLVDLLYAFLDPRIRYD comes from the coding sequence TTGCTTCAATATACTATACGCAGATTGCTTTCGGTAATTCCTGTCATGTTCATTGTAAGTATTATTGTTTTTTTGATTGTACATCTCACACCTGGAAACCCTGCTTTTCTTATTTTAGGGGAAGATAGCTCACAGGAAAGTATTGAGCAATTAGAGAAACAACTGGGTCTAGATAAACCGATGGCCGTTCAGTTTTTTGATTGGATCAAAAACATATTAACTGGAGATTTAGGGCAATCTGTCTATTCATCCGAGCCAGTTTCACAAATTATTGCGGGTCATTTCGGACCAACATTCAGTTTAATGCTTATCTCTTTACTTTTAGTATTGCTTATTGCAATTCCAACAGCAATTTTTGTTGTTTGGAAACGGAACACGGCCTTGGATCCGCTGTTTATTTCTGTTTCGCTTATCGGGGTATCGATTCCTGAATTTTGGTTTGCGATGTTATTGGTACTGGGATTCGGGGTAGCTATTCCTATTTTTCCGGTTGCAGGGTATATACCAATTATGGAGGGAGTATTTAATTGGCTTTATCATCTGTTTTTGCCTGCATTCGTCCTAGCATCTGTTGAAGTCGGTCTCGTAGCTCGAATGCTTCGTGATGGAATGCTTGAATCAGTAAATCAGGATTATACACGCACTGCTCGAGCAAAAGGTATTAAGGAAAATAGTGTATTAATGAAGCATGTGTTTTCCAACGCTCTCATTCCAACGACAACCGTCATTGGAACAACTGTTGCAGGTTTGCTTGGTGGTACAGTTATTATTGAAACAATGTTTACGATCCCTGGAATTGGTCAACTTTTAATTGATTCTATCCATCGTCGGGATTATCCAGTCATTCAGGGTGTCGTCTTATTCATTGCTGGTATATATGTATTGGTGAATTTATTAGTCGATCTTTTATATGCATTTTTGGATCCAAGAATACGCTATGACTAA
- a CDS encoding ABC transporter substrate-binding protein, whose amino-acid sequence MNLKKHYNVLFTIVGLLLIASLIGCTKESTVGSGDADEQSTGEPTKGGTLNVAFAADPDTIDWMYTGATSTRDIGWHIFETLFALDKEYKTKPMIAEGYEISGDRTVYTIKVREGVNFHDGSTVTAEDVVASIERWRKVSSVGTIASEYIEQVKAIDDYTVEIKLKEVYTPLLSDMAAPKSALMIIPEKVAKEAGEQPLQPEQLIGTGPYKFEKWDRGNEIVLSQFEDYSARKETDWGGLTGKKVAYFDEIKFKIVKDPQVMINGLKTGLYDYAQSIPPDLYQVVESSPNIDPVKYINGYSTITPDKSEAPFDDLKVREALNHALDKKTIAKAAYGNEQFYSFDGALFAPEQTELYTKEGTDQYLSYNKEKAKRLLEKSSYDGEPITIMYANNFADYEKISEVTKQQLEEVGFTVELVPYEWATYLEKWQDPANWDLVVVGWSTRFSPNELGMLVMDTASSGWYNSGRWGNLLDRWSTAETGKQKKEILAEMNQTVYDELPFIKVVNESTLDAKSDKIKDYTSWIGQRFWNTWKSK is encoded by the coding sequence ATGAACTTAAAAAAACATTATAACGTTTTATTTACAATAGTTGGCTTACTCTTGATTGCAAGTTTAATAGGTTGCACGAAAGAAAGTACCGTTGGAAGTGGGGATGCCGACGAGCAATCAACTGGAGAGCCCACAAAGGGAGGAACACTTAATGTTGCTTTTGCAGCTGATCCGGACACTATTGACTGGATGTATACTGGAGCCACTTCCACAAGGGACATAGGGTGGCATATTTTTGAAACCTTATTTGCGTTAGATAAGGAGTATAAAACAAAACCAATGATTGCCGAGGGTTACGAAATTAGTGGTGATAGAACAGTTTATACAATCAAAGTTCGTGAGGGTGTGAATTTTCATGATGGTTCAACCGTTACTGCTGAAGACGTTGTGGCTTCAATTGAACGTTGGAGAAAAGTATCCTCGGTAGGAACGATTGCGAGTGAATACATTGAGCAGGTTAAAGCGATTGATGACTATACGGTTGAAATTAAATTAAAGGAGGTATATACTCCGCTTCTGTCTGATATGGCTGCTCCAAAGTCAGCCCTAATGATCATACCCGAGAAAGTTGCAAAGGAAGCGGGTGAGCAACCGCTTCAGCCAGAACAGCTTATTGGAACGGGTCCATACAAATTTGAAAAGTGGGATAGAGGTAATGAAATTGTTTTATCCCAGTTTGAAGATTATTCGGCTCGTAAAGAAACAGACTGGGGTGGTTTAACAGGGAAAAAGGTGGCTTATTTTGATGAAATTAAATTCAAAATTGTTAAGGATCCTCAAGTTATGATTAACGGCCTAAAAACAGGATTGTATGACTATGCCCAATCTATTCCACCAGATCTGTATCAAGTAGTTGAAAGTAGTCCAAACATTGATCCAGTGAAATATATAAATGGTTACTCAACGATTACTCCTGATAAATCGGAAGCACCGTTTGACGATCTAAAGGTGCGTGAGGCGCTAAATCACGCGTTGGATAAGAAAACAATTGCGAAAGCTGCGTATGGGAATGAACAGTTTTATAGTTTTGATGGCGCGCTTTTCGCCCCAGAGCAAACAGAACTTTATACGAAAGAAGGAACAGATCAATATTTATCATACAACAAAGAAAAAGCTAAGCGTCTTCTTGAAAAATCAAGCTACGATGGCGAACCTATAACGATTATGTATGCGAACAATTTCGCAGACTATGAGAAAATTTCTGAAGTTACCAAACAACAACTGGAAGAGGTTGGATTTACCGTAGAACTCGTTCCTTATGAATGGGCAACCTATCTTGAAAAATGGCAGGATCCTGCAAACTGGGACTTGGTAGTTGTTGGCTGGTCAACGCGCTTCTCGCCTAATGAGCTTGGCATGCTCGTAATGGATACTGCAAGCAGTGGGTGGTATAACAGTGGACGTTGGGGAAATCTACTAGATCGTTGGAGTACTGCAGAAACAGGTAAACAGAAAAAAGAGATTTTAGCGGAAATGAATCAAACAGTTTATGATGAACTTCCATTCATTAAGGTTGTTAATGAATCAACGCTTGATGCTAAAAGCGATAAAATTAAGGATTATACTAGCTGGATTGGACAACGTTTCTGGAATACCTGGAAAAGTAAATAA
- a CDS encoding M20/M25/M40 family metallo-hydrolase: protein MSFQLEGTVRKFNEKVRQNVKDNIHSIVKGITEGFQATYKIDYLLGYPALFNHREETETVKGLFKEMFTESAVINLETSKGAEDFAYFSQEKPEHILGLVLRMKRKIPISLITTLNLILMKGHY from the coding sequence ATGTCATTCCAACTGGAAGGAACTGTTCGTAAATTTAATGAAAAAGTACGACAAAATGTAAAAGACAATATCCATTCGATTGTAAAAGGAATTACGGAGGGGTTTCAGGCTACATATAAAATTGACTATCTTCTTGGATATCCTGCCCTGTTCAATCATAGAGAGGAAACAGAAACAGTTAAAGGACTTTTCAAGGAAATGTTTACTGAGTCAGCTGTCATTAATCTTGAGACTTCAAAGGGAGCGGAAGACTTTGCATATTTTTCACAAGAAAAACCGGAACATATTTTAGGATTGGTGCTCAGAATGAAAAGGAAGATACCCATTTCCCTCATCACCACCCTAAATTTGATTTTGATGAAAGGGCATTATTAA
- a CDS encoding amidohydrolase, which translates to MHACGHDGHTAALLGTAQTLSKFRENIKGTVLFIFQPAEETPPGGAKFMIEEKILDDVDFVFGAHLASEIPLGKVAVGEGFKMAAVDKFEITIEGKGGHGAKPHNSIDPIVIGSDIVNSLQKIVSRRIDPLKSAVVTLGAFQAGNAFNVIPTGRNCS; encoded by the coding sequence ATGCATGCCTGTGGTCATGATGGTCATACTGCTGCATTATTAGGTACAGCACAAACGCTAAGTAAATTTCGGGAAAATATAAAAGGAACAGTCCTTTTTATTTTTCAACCTGCTGAAGAAACACCACCAGGTGGAGCTAAATTCATGATTGAAGAAAAAATTTTGGATGATGTAGATTTTGTATTTGGAGCTCATCTTGCTTCGGAAATTCCTTTGGGGAAAGTAGCTGTTGGAGAAGGGTTTAAAATGGCAGCTGTAGATAAATTTGAAATTACAATTGAAGGAAAAGGGGGACATGGAGCAAAGCCACATAACTCTATTGATCCGATTGTAATTGGAAGTGACATTGTAAATTCTCTCCAAAAAATTGTTAGTCGCAGAATAGACCCACTCAAATCGGCGGTGGTTACGCTTGGGGCTTTTCAAGCGGGTAATGCTTTTAATGTCATTCCAACTGGAAGGAACTGTTCGTAA
- a CDS encoding methionine biosynthesis PLP-dependent protein, which yields MTNNSLETKLVQLGNKSDGTTGAVNAPIYLSTAYQHQGLGRSTGYDYTRTKNPTRSILEKGIADLEAGECGYACSSGMTAIQLTLSLFRLGDELIVPEDIYGGTYRLLEHYSNVYDIQTTYSAFNNVHETEKLITNKTRALFIETPTNPLMQEIDIEEFATLAKKYNLLLIVDNTFLTPYLQRPLELGADIVIHSATKYIGGHNDVLAGLVVAKGSAICEKLAEFHNASGGVLAPIDSWLLIRGLKTLALRMDRHEENAKKLAEYLIKEPSVTDVLYPGKGGMLSFRLRESKWVEPFLENLQLITFAESLGGVESLITYPSTQTHADIPLEERTRRGIDNRLLRFSVGIEQAEDLIADLKHVFSTIGQEVYRT from the coding sequence ATGACAAATAATAGTTTAGAAACCAAGTTGGTACAACTAGGTAATAAGAGTGACGGGACTACAGGTGCGGTAAATGCACCAATATATTTATCAACGGCATACCAGCATCAAGGGCTTGGCAGATCCACTGGATATGACTATACACGTACTAAAAATCCAACTCGATCTATTTTGGAAAAAGGAATTGCGGATCTTGAAGCTGGTGAGTGTGGGTATGCTTGTAGTTCTGGAATGACGGCCATCCAGTTAACCCTCTCCCTTTTCCGCTTAGGAGATGAATTAATTGTTCCAGAAGATATTTATGGAGGAACATACCGTCTACTTGAACATTATTCAAATGTTTATGACATACAAACAACCTATTCCGCGTTTAATAATGTCCATGAAACGGAGAAGTTGATTACAAATAAAACACGAGCATTGTTTATCGAAACTCCAACTAATCCATTAATGCAGGAAATTGATATTGAAGAGTTTGCTACACTTGCTAAAAAATACAACCTATTACTTATTGTTGATAACACTTTTCTAACCCCTTACCTGCAGCGCCCACTAGAACTTGGGGCAGACATAGTTATTCATAGTGCTACCAAATACATTGGCGGACATAACGATGTGTTAGCTGGATTAGTCGTTGCTAAAGGAAGTGCAATCTGTGAAAAATTAGCTGAATTCCATAATGCATCTGGTGGGGTCTTGGCTCCTATTGATTCATGGTTATTAATTAGAGGCTTGAAGACACTTGCCTTACGGATGGATCGACATGAAGAAAATGCAAAGAAACTAGCAGAGTATTTAATAAAAGAACCTAGTGTTACTGACGTTTTATACCCTGGAAAAGGTGGTATGCTTTCATTTCGTCTTAGAGAAAGTAAATGGGTCGAACCATTTTTAGAAAACCTCCAGTTGATAACTTTTGCGGAAAGTCTTGGAGGAGTAGAGAGTTTGATTACTTATCCTTCGACTCAAACCCATGCTGATATTCCACTAGAGGAACGAACTCGGCGCGGAATAGACAATCGACTATTGCGTTTTTCCGTCGGTATTGAACAAGCGGAAGACCTAATAGCAGACTTAAAACACGTATTTTCAACCATAGGGCAGGAGGTTTACCGGACATGA
- a CDS encoding cysteine hydrolase family protein, which translates to MNQTLLIIDAQQELIDGNLEESAVFNKEQLIRNINKVIEKAKEADVPAVFVRDLDVAEGKGVGFQVHSEINVPAEAKIFDKSATNSFHGTRLLEHLRSQQVEHVIIMGCKTQHCIDTAVRTATISGLDVTLVGDGHSTEDGVLSAEQIIKHHNSTLHGHYNVEHFSIVRNSEEDLFSPTHDSHR; encoded by the coding sequence TTGAATCAGACATTATTAATCATTGATGCGCAACAGGAATTAATTGATGGGAATCTAGAAGAAAGTGCGGTTTTTAATAAAGAGCAGCTGATTAGGAATATCAATAAAGTAATTGAAAAAGCAAAAGAAGCTGATGTTCCAGCTGTGTTTGTAAGGGATCTCGATGTTGCAGAAGGAAAAGGCGTGGGATTCCAAGTTCATAGTGAAATCAATGTACCTGCAGAAGCAAAGATTTTCGATAAATCTGCAACTAATTCCTTTCACGGGACACGTCTTCTAGAACATTTACGATCGCAACAGGTTGAGCACGTAATTATTATGGGCTGTAAAACACAACACTGCATAGATACTGCAGTCAGAACAGCCACGATTAGTGGACTGGATGTAACATTAGTCGGTGATGGTCATTCAACGGAAGATGGTGTTCTAAGTGCAGAACAAATCATAAAGCATCATAACAGTACGCTTCATGGTCACTATAATGTTGAACACTTTTCAATTGTGAGAAATTCTGAGGAAGACCTTTTTAGTCCAACCCATGACTCTCATAGATAA
- a CDS encoding DUF2243 domain-containing protein translates to MTSKNRNPKNNSNYVNSSNYKSRNLWSGFLFGIGLAAFIDETVFHQLLRWHHFYDKSTTDIGLISDGLFHAFSWFATIGGLFILADLRRRKALWLKRWWGGVLLGAGGFQLYDGTIQHKLMQIHQIRYVENVFVYDLVWNVIAVLIIITGLSLVSRTRRQRPGKAGSHEHQ, encoded by the coding sequence ATGACTTCTAAAAATAGAAATCCAAAAAATAACTCAAATTATGTGAATAGCTCTAATTACAAAAGTCGTAATCTGTGGTCAGGCTTTCTATTTGGAATTGGTCTAGCCGCGTTTATAGACGAGACTGTTTTTCATCAGCTATTACGTTGGCATCATTTTTATGATAAGTCCACAACTGATATTGGACTAATCTCTGATGGGCTGTTTCACGCTTTTAGTTGGTTTGCGACCATTGGGGGATTGTTTATTTTAGCTGATCTCCGAAGACGAAAAGCATTGTGGCTCAAAAGGTGGTGGGGAGGAGTTTTGCTTGGTGCAGGTGGTTTCCAGTTATACGATGGTACGATCCAACACAAATTAATGCAGATACACCAGATCCGTTATGTAGAAAATGTATTTGTCTACGATCTGGTATGGAACGTAATAGCGGTTTTAATTATCATAACCGGTCTCAGCCTTGTTAGTCGTACACGAAGACAACGACCGGGGAAGGCTGGCTCACATGAACATCAATAA
- a CDS encoding cytochrome c oxidase assembly protein: MNINNHVNHEIGVIPQLLLALPFVLALVMYILAVVVSSRHQRSWPKYRTVYMTFGVLFAIIAVAGPLANRSHIDFTAHMFGHLFLGMLAPLLMALAAPMTLVLRTLSVPLARQLSRVLRSWPSRMFTHPAVALFLNIGGLWVLYTTSLYSLMHENILLHLIVHFHVFLAGYLFTVSIIYIDPMPHRVPFLYRAIALVIALAGHGLLSKYIYVHPPDGVPLEQAKIGGMLMYYIGDIIDVVLIFLFCLQWFRATRPRPGLAMGQ; this comes from the coding sequence ATGAACATCAATAACCACGTTAATCATGAAATTGGGGTAATACCTCAGCTACTTTTAGCACTACCGTTTGTGTTGGCTTTGGTTATGTACATCCTTGCTGTAGTAGTTTCAAGTAGACATCAAAGGTCTTGGCCTAAATACCGTACCGTTTACATGACTTTTGGAGTTCTCTTTGCGATTATTGCAGTTGCTGGCCCCCTAGCCAATCGTTCCCATATAGATTTCACAGCGCACATGTTTGGTCATTTGTTCTTAGGGATGCTAGCGCCATTACTTATGGCTCTTGCTGCGCCAATGACACTTGTGCTACGAACGCTAAGTGTTCCCTTAGCGAGACAACTTTCAAGGGTTCTTAGGAGTTGGCCATCGCGAATGTTTACCCATCCCGCTGTTGCACTTTTTCTTAATATAGGAGGGCTCTGGGTATTGTACACCACCAGCCTATACTCACTTATGCACGAGAATATCCTTTTGCATTTAATAGTCCATTTCCATGTATTCTTGGCTGGCTACTTATTTACGGTGTCAATTATCTATATCGACCCGATGCCCCACCGGGTTCCATTTTTATACCGTGCAATCGCATTAGTTATAGCCTTAGCTGGCCATGGTCTTCTATCAAAGTATATCTATGTCCACCCACCTGATGGAGTCCCATTAGAACAAGCAAAAATTGGAGGTATGCTCATGTATTATATTGGAGATATCATCGACGTTGTTCTTATCTTCCTATTTTGTTTACAATGGTTTCGAGCAACCAGGCCTCGACCAGGGCTAGCTATGGGTCAGTAG
- a CDS encoding P-II family nitrogen regulator, with translation MSSNTEMADYELVCIIVNFGLGSKVMHTAKKHGISGGTVLLGKGTLKNHLLKFLAITDVRKEVVLMVSDKKKVSQALEQLDKKFKFTKPNHGIAFTTSVSHVLGARSCKSDHIKEGRGAENKMYHSITVIIEKGDAEYVIEAATEAGSKGGTIINARGSGIHETSKLFSMEIEPEKEVVMILSEKESTEAIVSSIRKKLKIDEPGNGIIFIQDVNNTYGLYE, from the coding sequence ATGTCGAGTAATACTGAAATGGCGGACTATGAACTTGTTTGTATTATTGTAAACTTCGGATTAGGAAGCAAAGTAATGCATACAGCTAAGAAACACGGTATTTCAGGGGGGACTGTGTTGTTAGGAAAAGGAACACTCAAAAACCACCTCTTGAAATTCTTAGCTATAACTGATGTTAGAAAAGAGGTCGTTTTAATGGTCTCTGATAAAAAAAAGGTCAGTCAAGCGCTTGAACAGCTTGATAAAAAGTTTAAATTTACTAAGCCTAATCACGGTATAGCATTTACAACTTCGGTTAGTCACGTATTAGGAGCAAGGAGTTGTAAAAGCGATCATATTAAAGAAGGAAGAGGTGCGGAGAATAAAATGTATCATTCTATTACGGTGATTATAGAAAAAGGGGATGCAGAGTACGTGATCGAAGCAGCAACTGAAGCAGGTTCTAAAGGTGGAACGATCATTAATGCAAGAGGCTCAGGAATTCATGAGACTAGTAAGCTATTTTCCATGGAGATTGAACCGGAGAAAGAAGTTGTTATGATTCTGTCAGAAAAAGAAAGCACAGAAGCAATAGTATCCTCGATAAGGAAGAAACTCAAAATTGATGAGCCAGGTAATGGGATTATCTTCATTCAAGATGTCAATAATACGTATGGTTTATATGAGTGA